One window of Hypanus sabinus isolate sHypSab1 chromosome 10, sHypSab1.hap1, whole genome shotgun sequence genomic DNA carries:
- the LOC132401284 gene encoding zinc finger protein 420-like: MAHQRVHTGERPFTCSDCGKGFTQSSELLVHQRVHTGEKPFTCSVCGKRFTCSSNLKVHQRVHTGEKPFTCSDCGKGFSQSSHLKLHQRVHTGERPFICSVCGKGFTRSSELLVHQLVHARERPFNCADCGKGFTCSSKLKVHQRVHTGERPFTCADCGKGFNSSSQLKIHQRIHTGERPFTCSDCGKGFARSSHLKLHQRVHTGERPFTCSDCGKGFTQSSELLVHQSVHSREQPFTCLDCGKGFTCSSKLKVHQRVHTGERPFTCSDCGKGFTRSSHLLTHQSLHTGERPFTCSVCGKGFTCSSALKLHQRVHTGERPFTCSDCGKGFTCSSALKVHQRVHTGERPFTCSVCGKGFTRSSDLMAHQRIHTGERPFTCSDCGKGFTCSSTLKVHQRVHTGERPFTCSVCGKGFSQSSHLKLHQRVHTGERPFTCSDCGKGFTQSYELLVHQSVHTGERPFTCSACGKGFTCSSTLKVHQRVHTGERPFTCSVCGKRFTQSSHLKLHQRVHTGERPFSCSDCGKGFTCSSKLKVHQRVHTGERPFAC, from the coding sequence atggctcaccagcgagttcacaccggggagcggccatttacctgctcggactgtgggaagggattcactcagtcatccgaactgctggtacaccagcgagttcacactggggagaagccgttcacctgctcagtctgtgggaagcgattcacttgctcatctaatctgaaggtacatcagcgagttcacactggggagaagccattcacctgctcagactgtgggaagggattcagtcagtcatctcacctgaagctacatcagcgagttcacactggagagaggccgttcatctgctcagtctgtgggaagggattcactcggtcatccgaacTGCTGGTACACCAGTTAGTACACGCTCgggagaggccgttcaactgcgcagactgtggaaaaggattcacttgctcatctaaactgaaggtacatcagcgagttcacactggagagaggccgttcacctgtgcagactgtgggaaaggattcaattcatcatcccaactgaagatacatcagcgaattcacactggagagaggccgttcacctgctcagactgtgggaagggattcgctagGTCATCTCACCTGAagctacatcagagagttcacactggagagaggccattcacctgctcagactgtgggaagggattcactcagtcatccgaaCTGCtggtacaccagtcagttcacagcaGGGagcagccattcacctgcttggactgtgggaagggattcacttgctcatctaaactaaaggtacatcagcgagttcacactggggagaggccgttcacctgctcggactgtgggaagggattcactcgctcatcccacctactgacacaccagtcacttcacaccggggagcggccattcacctgctcagtctgtgggaagggattcacttgttcatctgcactgaagttacatcagcgagttcacactggggagaggccgttcacctgctcggactgtgggaagggattcacttgttcatctgcactgaaggtacatcagcgagttcacactggggagaggccattcacctgctcagtctgtgggaagggattcactcggtcatctgacctaatggctcaccagcgaattcacaccggggagcggccattcacctgctcagactgtgggaagggattcacttgctcatctacgttgaaggtacatcagcgagttcacactggggagaggccgttcacctgctcagtctgtgggaagggattcagtcagtcatctcacctgaagctacatcagcgagttcacacaggggagaggccgttcacctgctcagactgtgggaagggattcactcagtcatacgAACTGCTGGTACACCAGTCagtccacactggggagcggccgttcacctgctcagcctgtgggaaaggatttacttGTTCATCAacactgaaggtacatcagcgagttcacactggggaaaggccgttcacctgctcagtgtgtgggaagagattcactcagtcatctcacctgaagctgcatcagcgagttcacactggagagaggccattcagctgttcggactgtgggaagggattcacttgttcatctaaactgaaggtacatcagcgagttcacactggagagaggccattcgcctgctga